The Desulfobacter hydrogenophilus region ATTAACAGATAACTAAACTTCGCTATTCAAGCCATTCCCAATGATTATTTTGTATTGCGGTTATGGCCTGTTGTTTTTCTTGTGAACTCATGCCTCTTGTATTAACAATATAATAGGCTTTGCCTTCATCGTCTTCACGTCTTGCACCTAAAGCATAATCGCCGTAAACGGGTTGAAAATCAGCATATGTTGAATATGCTGTATAGTCATTACCTCTAAGGGCGGCATAATATTGTCCACAATATGATGGCATCTCCGGATCAACGGCACGGATCGTAGTATAAGAATAACTGGAATCTTTAATGCTTCTACGACGACCTGTTGTAAATCTTACCTCAACAAACCGTTTATTTAATTTTTCCACGGTACAAGCAGAGCAATTGTAATTAACGAGGGCATTAATTAATTTAGGCATACCGTCTGCATCTGAATCCGGACATTTTTTTAAGAACTTTTTTCTATCATCTTTTTCATCAATTCCAAAAAAACGCTTTAAGGATGGGTTACACTCTGGTGGACGATCCCCCGAAGATAAACACAAGATGGATTCACAAGCCAATTTTTCTTCGTTCGTTAAATCGTCATCTCCCCATGAAAGAGACGTTCCACTTAAAAACAATATACAGGCAAAGAAAATTATATTTATTGCTGAAAAATTTTTCATTTTAAAATCCTTAATTTTTGTGTTTCCGCTTGAAATCCGGAATCGTTTCCTATTTCGGCTATGTCCTCAATTTTTCGTCCTTCTTTGGTCCGTTTGATGAAAATCACCAGATCAACCGCCTCTTGGATTAAATCATCCATGGGATTCGGCACAACTTCGGCAATCAACTGCTGCAACCGAACCAACCCCCCGGCACAAGAATTGGCATGAACGGTGCACACTCCACCAGGATGACCGGTATTCCACGCCTTTAACAGATCAAGGGCTTCACCGCCTCTAACTTCACCAACAATGATTCTGTCCGGTCGAAGCCTCATAGTGGCTTTAAGAAGTTGCCGCATATTGGTGTTCAGGTTTGTACGCAGCATCACCTTATTTCTTGACAAGCATTGTAATTCGTTGGTGTCTTCAATAATGACAAGACGTTCATCGCCTGCAATATTTACCAATTCTGCAAGGATCGCATTTGTCAGGGTCGTTTTTCCGGAACCTGTTC contains the following coding sequences:
- the trbB gene encoding P-type conjugative transfer ATPase TrbB, whose protein sequence is MSVVLDSLKHNLGPIVTQALDDDNVIEVMLNPDGKLWLDTFDKGMIEVSAIPASSASGILSQVASMLGIIVTKDSPVVEGELPIDGSRFEGLFPPIVENPTFTIRKKAINIFTLDNYVRSGIMSPDQQQMICDAVANKKNILVVGGTGSGKTTLTNAILAELVNIAGDERLVIIEDTNELQCLSRNKVMLRTNLNTNMRQLLKATMRLRPDRIIVGEVRGGEALDLLKAWNTGHPGGVCTVHANSCAGGLVRLQQLIAEVVPNPMDDLIQEAVDLVIFIKRTKEGRKIEDIAEIGNDSGFQAETQKLRILK
- a CDS encoding TrbM/KikA/MpfK family conjugal transfer protein, which encodes MKNFSAINIIFFACILFLSGTSLSWGDDDLTNEEKLACESILCLSSGDRPPECNPSLKRFFGIDEKDDRKKFLKKCPDSDADGMPKLINALVNYNCSACTVEKLNKRFVEVRFTTGRRRSIKDSSYSYTTIRAVDPEMPSYCGQYYAALRGNDYTAYSTYADFQPVYGDYALGARREDDEGKAYYIVNTRGMSSQEKQQAITAIQNNHWEWLE